The Cystobacter ferrugineus genome contains the following window.
AGCGTTCAGTGGCGATGGACGCTTCGTCTCTTCTTCCGGAGAACAGGAGGAGCAGAAGTCCTGTTCCCGCAGGCCCCTCGGGCCGAGGGAGGCTTGCCTGGCGTCCAGCACAAACCTCCGGCGATTCTCTGTCTGGCAGGGTTTGATTCACTTTCGCGCATGCCCGCGTTGTTGACGAGCAGGTGCACCGGACCCTGAACCCCGGCCGCGAAGGCGCGCACGCTCCTCCCAGGCTACGAGCCCGGGCCCGAAGTGTTTGAGGTGCAGCAGGGTCAGTGGACGGTGTCTCCCGTCAGGTGACGCAGCTTGTCCGGATTACGCACCACGAAGATCGCGGCGATCTTGCCGTCCTCGAGCTGAAGGGCGGTGGTCTGCAGGGTGTTGTCGGGCTCGATGGTGACGAACCCGGGCAGTCCGTTGATGAAGCCGTAGCGCACGAGCCGCGAGCCTTGCTTCGCCAGGATGCGCGCGAGCCTGGCGTGCAGGGCCATGACCTTGTCGAGGCCGATGATCGGCTCCATCGCCGCCGGCTTCTTGCCGCCGCCATCGGCGTGGACGGTCACATCGTCGGCCAGTAGGGATTGCAGCGTCCGCAGGTCGCCGCCGCGCGACGCCGCGAAGAAGGCCGATGCGATCTCCAGGCCCCGCTCCCTTGGCATCTGGAAACGCGGGCGCGCGGCGTGCACGTGGGTGCGGGCGCGGCTCGCGAGCTGACGGCAGGCCGCCGGTTCTCGCCCGATGGTTTCGGCAATCTCCTCGAAGCCCACGCCGAACACGTCGTGCAGCAGGAAGGCGGCGCGCTCCAATGGCGACAGACGCTCCAGCGCCATCATCAGCGGCAGGGTGATGTCGTCGAGATCCTCGTCGCCATCCGCCTCGACCACCGGCTCGGGCAGCCACGGCCCGACGTAGGTTTCTCGCTGCCTCCGGGCCGACTTCAGGATGTCCAGGCAAAGCCGCGTCACGACGCGGCACAGGAAGCCTTCCGGCTCGCGCACCGCGCCGCGATCGATCGCGAGCCAGCGGATGAAGGCTTCCTGCACCACATCCTCGGCGTCCGCCACCGACCCCAGCATCCGATAGGCGACGCGGACCAGCTTGGGCCGCAAGGGATCGAAGGTGGCCGCGGCGTCCTTTTCGGATGGGGATGCCATCAGGCCACCGACCTCTCGACGCGAACCGGATGGCTCAGGCGGAAGCCGACGCCGAACCGGTTGAAACTGTTGATGACGGTGATCAGCAAGGTGAGCTTCACCTGCTCCTCCTGCGCGAACTGCGCCTGGAGCGCCTGGTAGGCCTCATCGGGCGCGTGGGTTTCGGCCACCAGGGTCAGGGCGTCCGTCCAGCCGAGCGCGGCGCGTTCACGCTCGCTGTAGAGCGGCGACTCCCTCCAGGCGTCGAGCAGGTAGAGGCGTTCCTCCGTTTCGCCCTGCTTGCGGGCCTCCTGGGTGTGCATGTGCAGGCAGATAGCGCAGCCGTTGAGCTGTGAGGCGCGGATCTTCACCAGCTCCATCAGGCTGGGCTCCAGGCCGTTCTGGACCACCGTGGTCCCGAAGTCGATCAGGGGCTTCATCAGGCTGGAGGCGGCGAAGGGGTTCAGTCTCGGGGTCATGAGCGTTTTCCTCGTCAGTGGATGACTTCCGAGGGCAGGACGAGGCCGCCCGCCGAATGTGACATGGGCAAGCCCGGCCAGGAATCTCCGCTGTGATTACGGGGGGTTGGACGCGGCGACGAACGAGCAGGCGAGGGGAAGGGCTGAGCCGCTCACTCCACCTTTCGCACCTCGAAGCCAATGCGGGGGAAGTGCACGAGGAGAGGTGGTGGACTGGAGCGCAGGGGCCGAGGAGGGGCGCGATGCGGATGGGGTGACGTTCACGAGCGGCATACCCCGAGCGAGGCGCGGCCATCAATGGACCGCGGGAGGCGTCCGTCTCGCGGGAGGCTTCGAGCAAAAGTCGAGCCTCCCGAAGTACAATTCTCCGGCTATACTGGAGCAGGTCCCCACTCGGGATCAAAGACGCGCCGGACCTCCCAGGTGGTTGAAGGTGCCTTTCGGAGACTCGAATGACCATCAACGTCAAGAACAGCCCGGCCCCGAGGATGCTCAACACGACATCCACCCATGCACCCGCGAAGTCGACGCCAACGGCCAAGAGCGACGCGGCGAATGGGGCCACGGGCGCGAGTCCGAGCCCGCAGGTCCAACCGCAGAAGCCGCCCGCCTCCGCCCCGCCCGGCTATCACCAGGACCAGCTCGGCAAACCGAAGGCGCCTTCCCAAGCCCCCACCGGCCATGGCGGCGTGTTCCAGTCGCAAAAAGATGTCGCCACGCTCAACTCGCGGCGCGGCACCGTGTTCTCGACCCGTCCCTCCCAAGGAGGACCGAGTGGCCCCGCTTCGAGTGCTCAGCCCAAGCAACTCGAGCAGCTCCAGACGTCCGCGCACCTCAGCAACAGGGGAGCGAGCAAAGCCGAACAGGACTGCAACGCGCTGGCCCAGAAGCACGGCGCGGCCTGCACGACGAAGATCTTCCAGAGTGACAAGCTGAACAGCGTCGCCACCCAGGAGTTCCCCGGGGCCCGCAATGGCGTGTGCATCGCGATGTCGTCCGAGTGGATCCGCTCCAATATCCAGGATGCGAAGACCGGCACCAATGATCACTCACAGCTCTTCCATACGCTCGCCGAGAACGGCGGAAGGCCGGAGGTGAATGCGCACTTCGTCAACTTGCAGCACGAGAACCTGGCTGCGATCAGCCATATCAACGATCTGATCAACAAGAAGAACACGGCGCTTGCGGACCTCGTGGATACCAACGAGCGATTCAAGCAGCCCCCGCCCCCCAAGTGGAAGGCTTGGGCAGCGCCCCATCCGACCGAGGCGGAAGTCCTGCAGAAGCTCGATACCGCTAACGCAGCGCAGGCGGCGTACAGTCAAGCCAAACAGAATGAACTCAACAGGCTCGTGGGAGGAGTGAGCCATGGTTCGGCCGGGACAGCCGCCAAGATCAACGAGTTGGAGAATAATTTCGCGGGGCAGTTCCCGCAAAACGGATTCCATCAGGTGAGTATCTTCAGGGCGGACGGTTCGGGAGGGCACGACCTGGCGGTGCAGATGGGCGACAAGCCGCGATTGCTCGATCCGAACACGGGTGAATGGAAGTTCGAATCAAAACAGCAGATGAACGACTTCATGAAGGATTACATGAAGACCATGTACCCGAGTTACTCCTCGGGGAATTTCGAGTCCACGCACTATCCCAGCTAGCCCGGATCGATCACAAAGGGAGGGAACACCGCGTAGCGACCGGCCGATAACTGGAGAGTTCTCAAGGCTTTCCACCCATCGGAAGGAGCTACGCGGTGAAAACAGAGCGTAACGCGAAGCAGGTCGAGTTCGACAGCGTGGGAAGGAGGAAACTGGTGGCGGCGTTCGACGGCGAGCACATCTCGTCGGATGGAGGGCTGGCGCTGTTGCACCGAACGGACCAGCGGTTCGAGCTGATGCGGAAGTTCGCCGAGTGCTTCAAGGACTTGAGAAGGCCGGAGTTGATTGAGCACTCGGTGGAAGAACTCGTCCGACAGCGCGTTTTCGGCATCGCGTGCGGCTACGAGGACCTGGTGGACCATGAGACGCTGCGAAACGACCCGCTGCTTGCGGCCGTGGTGGGCAAGTCGGAGCCCCAGAAGCAGCCTTTGGCCAGCCCGAGCACGCTCAACCGGCTGGAGCTGACGCCAGCGGACGCGACGGCCGAGGCCCGCTACCGGAAGGTGGTTTACGACGGCCAGGCCATCGAGAACTTCTTCGTCGATGCGTTCCTGGATGCGCACCGTGAGCCGCTGCGCGAAGTGGTGCTGGACCTCGATGCGACAGACGACCCGATTCACGGCACGCAGGAGGGCCGCTTCTTCCACGGCTACTACGGCAACTAYTGCTACCTGCCGCTCTACATCTTCGCTGGCGACTTCCTGCTGTGCGCCAGGCTGCGCACCGCCGACCTCGACGCCGCCGCGGGCTCGCTGGAGGAAGTGCAGCGGCTCGTCTCGCGCATCCGCGCGCGCTGGCCGCAGACGCGCATCCTCCTGCGTGCGGATTCCGGCTTCGCCCGGGATGAACTCATGACCTGGTGCGAGCAGAACGGCATCGACTTCGTGTTCGGTCTGGCTCGAAACGCCCGGCTGGAAGCCATGATAAGCGGGGACCTGAAGCTGGTGCGCGCTGTCTCCCGCGAAGAGCGTAAAGGCGCTCCGGTGCGGGCGTACCGGGAACTTCGCTACCGCACCCTGGAGTCCTGGACGCGCGAACGCCGCGTTGTCGCGAAGGCCGAGTGGCTCGGGGACAAATTCAACCCGCGCTTCGTGGTGACTTCTTTGCGCCCCCAGGAGCATGAGGCCCGGGCTCTGTACGAGCAGCTCTACTGCGCCCGCGGCGACATGGAGAACCGAATCAAGGAGCAGCAGTTGGACCTCTTCGCCGACAGGACCAGCGCCCACTCCCTGCGCGCCAACCAGCTGCGCCTCTGGTTTGCCTCCGCCGCGTACGTCCTGCTGAACCTGCTGCGCCACTTCGGCCTACGCGGCACCGAGATGGAGCGGGCGCAGGCGGGCACCATCCGGTTGAAGCTGCTCAAGGTTGCCGCCATCGTCCGCGTCAGCGTCCGCCGCGTCGTGCTCTCGCTCAGCGCGGCTGCGCCGGTGAAGGACCTCTTCGCGCGCATCGCCCAACAGCTCCACGAAGTCCCAACTCCCTCCTGACGCCTCGCAGCTCTTTGACAACCTCGACGGGCCTGAACGCCGGCTGGTGCAGGCCACTGTCATGCCCGCAGCTCGCTGCCGCGTGTCCATTCGCCACGCGCCGCGCGCAGACGCCGCCAATTGATGCCTGGCCACCCGGCGCGGGCCTTCGTGTGACCGATCCGGGCTAGCCCTGCACCAGCGGGGCTGGGGGGTGGAGGTCTTCGAGCAGGCGCCCCAACTCCGGGAGGTGGGCTCGGGGTTGATGCTCTCGCCCAACGCGATGAGCGTGCTGATCGGGCTGGGGCTGCGGCACGCGGTGGAGCGCGGGGTGGTGGTGACGTTGGCGGAGATGTGCACGTGGCGGGGGACGGCGCTGATGAAGATACGGACGGAGGAACTGCCCTGCGAGGGGGCTCCGCCCGTGCTCTTTCACCGGGCGGCGGTGCATGGCGTCCTGAGCGAGGCGCTGGGGGATGGGATTCCGGTGCATCTGGGGGCGCGGCTGGCGCGCTTCGAAGAGGACGGGTCCGGGGTAGTGGCGCACTTCGAGGACGGGCGGGAGGCGAGGGGTGATGTGCTGGTGGGGGCGGATGGGTTGCGCTCGGTGGTGCGTGCGCAACTGCACCCGGGGGAGCGCCTGCGCTATGCGGGCCAACCCTGCTGGCGCGGACTGGCGCGAGGCTTCGAGCACCCGGGGCTGCCACGGGGGATGCTGCGCGAGACACAGGGCAGTGGAGCGCGCTTCGGCATGGGCCATGTGCGCGAGGATGTCGTGTACTGGTTCGCTGTCGTCGACTGGCCCGAGGGGCAGCCCGTCCCAGGGGGCGACAAGGCTTTCCTCCAGGAGGTCTTCCGGACGGCACATGCGCCCATCCCGCAACTCATCGCGGCCACGGGCGAGGCGGATCTGCTGCGCAACGATCTTCTGGATCGGCTGCCGATCGAGCAGTGGGGGCGGGGGCGGGTGACGCTGCTGGGGGATGCGGCGCACCCGATGATGCCCAACCTGGGACAGGGGGCGTGTTCGGCCATCGAGGATGGGGGCGTGCTGGCCCTGGCGTTGAGCGGGACGGAAGACCTCGAGCGCGGGCTGCGGGACTACGAGGCCCGGCGACGGGAGCGCACCGCGTGGTTGCAGCAAACCTCGTGGCGCTTTGGCGTCATGGCCCAGTGGAAGCACCCACTCGCCGTCTGGATGCGTGAGCAGTCCATCCGGCTGGCTCCGGCGAGCGTCATGCGGCGGCAGTACGAGCGGCTCTGGGGCTGGCGGCTGGAGGCGGACCGGTAGCGCCGCGCTTCGGCGAGGGTCCGCGCGAGTCCCTTCATGGGAAGTCAGCACGGTGGCTCGCTGTCGGTTTTCTTTTCCTGATGCCAGAACGAGTTCGTCTACACCTTTTGGGGTAACATTCCGAGTCATGACACCATCGAGCATCTGGCCCAGCCCGTTGTTTCTTCTCGTAATTACTGTTGTAAGTGGCTAAAGCCAGAGGATTCTTGTTTTCCCTCGTGAGTAGTTGGACTTATCGAGCGATATGTCAGTAAATCCAATCAAAGCATGTGGACTTTGTGGTCAAACTGCGAAGCTGCGGGAAAGTCATATTTTCCCTGAATTTGTTTTTCGGTGGTTGGTGCGCACT
Protein-coding sequences here:
- a CDS encoding sigma-70 family RNA polymerase sigma factor, with product MASPSEKDAAATFDPLRPKLVRVAYRMLGSVADAEDVVQEAFIRWLAIDRGAVREPEGFLCRVVTRLCLDILKSARRQRETYVGPWLPEPVVEADGDEDLDDITLPLMMALERLSPLERAAFLLHDVFGVGFEEIAETIGREPAACRQLASRARTHVHAARPRFQMPRERGLEIASAFFAASRGGDLRTLQSLLADDVTVHADGGGKKPAAMEPIIGLDKVMALHARLARILAKQGSRLVRYGFINGLPGFVTIEPDNTLQTTALQLEDGKIAAIFVVRNPDKLRHLTGDTVH
- a CDS encoding carboxymuconolactone decarboxylase family protein, coding for MTPRLNPFAASSLMKPLIDFGTTVVQNGLEPSLMELVKIRASQLNGCAICLHMHTQEARKQGETEERLYLLDAWRESPLYSERERAALGWTDALTLVAETHAPDEAYQALQAQFAQEEQVKLTLLITVINSFNRFGVGFRLSHPVRVERSVA
- a CDS encoding YopT-type cysteine protease domain-containing protein, translated to MTINVKNSPAPRMLNTTSTHAPAKSTPTAKSDAANGATGASPSPQVQPQKPPASAPPGYHQDQLGKPKAPSQAPTGHGGVFQSQKDVATLNSRRGTVFSTRPSQGGPSGPASSAQPKQLEQLQTSAHLSNRGASKAEQDCNALAQKHGAACTTKIFQSDKLNSVATQEFPGARNGVCIAMSSEWIRSNIQDAKTGTNDHSQLFHTLAENGGRPEVNAHFVNLQHENLAAISHINDLINKKNTALADLVDTNERFKQPPPPKWKAWAAPHPTEAEVLQKLDTANAAQAAYSQAKQNELNRLVGGVSHGSAGTAAKINELENNFAGQFPQNGFHQVSIFRADGSGGHDLAVQMGDKPRLLDPNTGEWKFESKQQMNDFMKDYMKTMYPSYSSGNFESTHYPS
- a CDS encoding IS1380 family transposase gives rise to the protein MKTERNAKQVEFDSVGRRKLVAAFDGEHISSDGGLALLHRTDQRFELMRKFAECFKDLRRPELIEHSVEELVRQRVFGIACGYEDLVDHETLRNDPLLAAVVGKSEPQKQPLASPSTLNRLELTPADATAEARYRKVVYDGQAIENFFVDAFLDAHREPLREVVLDLDATDDPIHGTQEGRFFHGYYGNYCYLPLYIFAGDFLLCARLRTADLDAAAGSLEEVQRLVSRIRARWPQTRILLRADSGFARDELMTWCEQNGIDFVFGLARNARLEAMISGDLKLVRAVSREERKGAPVRAYRELRYRTLESWTRERRVVAKAEWLGDKFNPRFVVTSLRPQEHEARALYEQLYCARGDMENRIKEQQLDLFADRTSAHSLRANQLRLWFASAAYVLLNLLRHFGLRGTEMERAQAGTIRLKLLKVAAIVRVSVRRVVLSLSAAAPVKDLFARIAQQLHEVPTPS
- a CDS encoding FAD-dependent monooxygenase, translating into MHQRGWGVEVFEQAPQLREVGSGLMLSPNAMSVLIGLGLRHAVERGVVVTLAEMCTWRGTALMKIRTEELPCEGAPPVLFHRAAVHGVLSEALGDGIPVHLGARLARFEEDGSGVVAHFEDGREARGDVLVGADGLRSVVRAQLHPGERLRYAGQPCWRGLARGFEHPGLPRGMLRETQGSGARFGMGHVREDVVYWFAVVDWPEGQPVPGGDKAFLQEVFRTAHAPIPQLIAATGEADLLRNDLLDRLPIEQWGRGRVTLLGDAAHPMMPNLGQGACSAIEDGGVLALALSGTEDLERGLRDYEARRRERTAWLQQTSWRFGVMAQWKHPLAVWMREQSIRLAPASVMRRQYERLWGWRLEADR